The Phoenix dactylifera cultivar Barhee BC4 chromosome 17, palm_55x_up_171113_PBpolish2nd_filt_p, whole genome shotgun sequence genome contains a region encoding:
- the LOC103712263 gene encoding uncharacterized protein LOC103712263 isoform X5, which translates to MLPSAMDTHQLLDSLTAHIALYNSSIPNPSPGPRATVLRWFFALSAAQRQSALTVVDPNFVRVLLQMLSRLRRHGHGFFFLLPDLPSPSSSSLPSLCFRRSHGLLARAAADSTAELTLARSLRLFGSREEEQTAECPLDSLTVSEDLVADADRFVEVMDGISGGRFLRGEVNGLGAPWAELPWLKDKGYYSLEAFVANRMEVGLRQAWLSSHGGKKPKAGKAAKEKAGVAGVAANAFWRKKGCLDWWTGLDPGQRKKIFKAFLGKAAKSLANEIVKGSGIALRNEVCCCKLEAELQLRYGPTASWQRGKQSLSRRNPDLCLDIITAPSSRRPQTLAICLNKLLVAQEISTFLTYWLSEYEDKALFFSTVESVDTFSDCIIRKLRGLLMVVSINYINLELMGDVRLNAILYKSEEKSNVGCRRGKNKYRSSKKLSSIPKPSKVDPTLHKTSMDEGYGTDCAIDSSYGLCPPGKLPSIVDNQKTRTANPCVLKKDPEKETPLTKVEKEHAAVLADCKGHKSKKKGGRKGAKSKTPTLVKIGFSELENKKTAITSVAAESELAESLPSTKDSAGRHNLSPVSNFCDDSDKSGIVDQNEMMNTQLDTNHHSIANCCCTSVKCSMSSNKSDDHNSITMAKGSPQISSGSSLINSNICCEKLVRHINSSIICSGSMTACEVVSPSMPPSELETGAFHKKHEHCSSQDISDTSSQHAAPSNLVQGVMSENNTVAQSDFGGSYAYNHTSSMGGTSFEWPAISPPNFTSVNSQLLPAATDRLHLDVGHKWPSRFHQSFLPLRHQGRNPTIEGERSQILPSPTLPMSYDWPPMVKSYSRLSQIVTVNYDSGYVPRLQSSFCSGFATHGLQINGTSSENERKHPGDILDVCDLKNTSDLADDTESYWFSEEEYETHAFSGRDYNQFFGGGVMYWNPAEHVGTGLSRPPSHSSEDSAWAWHEADMNRTIDDMIGMPGLPASYNTNGLASPSAAPFCSPFDPLRPGHQSVSYSMPGNDINGKVLNPSSSVSDGPEEKALISVNDSPNGVEGMKGDTLPYSMLPPIIVPSISRRGSRSEFRVGHDHKSPCVSSTRRDTPHIKRPPSPVVLCVPRVPQPPPPSPVGESRKRGFPVVRSGSSSPRHWGMRSWYSDESNSKETRLCLDGAEVVWPQWRKKGLATSPMVQSIQGSLLQDHLITISHLARDQEHPDVALPLQPPDLLNCPSIKMSLSMMYNLLHKEIDLFCKQVAAENLVRKPYINWAVKRVTRSLQVLWPRSRMNIFGSNATGLALPTSDVDLVVSLPPVRNLLFVRNLSKKLEFWKVVMVSRKHAFSMLLGTLQTKIGLEVTP; encoded by the exons ATGCTGCCGTCCGCCATGGATACTCACCAACTCCTCGACTCTCTCACCGCCCATATCGCCCTCTATAACTCCTCAATCCCTAACCCTAGCCCGGGTCCACGCGCCACCGTCCTCCGGTGGTTCTTTGCCCTCTCCGCTGCCCAGCGCCAGTCCGCCCTCACCGTCGTCGACCCCAACTTCGTCCGTGTTCTCCTCCAGATGCTCTCCCGCCTCCGCCGCCACGGCCAcggattcttcttcctcctccccgacctcccctccccctcctcctcctccctcccttcccTCTGCTTCCGCCGCTCCCACGGCCTCCTCGCCCGCGCTGCTGCCGATTCCACCGCCGAGCTCACCCTTGCCCGATCCCTTCGCCTCTTCGGGTCCCGGGAGGAAGAGCAGACCGCCGAGTGCCCCCTGGACTCCCTCACGGTCTCCGAGGACTTGGTCGCCGATGCGGACCGGTTCGTGGAGGTTATGGATGGAATTTCCGGCGGGAGGTTCCTTAGAGGGGAGGTGAACGGGCTGGGGGCCCCCTGGGCGGAGCTGCCGTGGTTGAAGGATAAGGGGTACTACAGCTTGGAGGCATTCGTGGCGAATCGAATGGAGGTGGGGTTGAGGCAGGCGTGGCTTAGCTCCCATGGAGGGAAGAAGCCGAAGGCGGGGAAGGCAGCGAAGGAGAAGGCTGGGGTAGCTGGCGTGGCTGCCAATGCCTTTTGGAGGAAGAAGGGGTGCTTGGATTGGTGGACGGGGTTGGATCCCGGACAGAGGAAGAAGATTTTCAAAGCTTTTTTAGGGAAGGCAGCTAAATCTCTG GCAAATGAGATTGTTAAAGGGTCAGGCATTGCTTTGAGGAATGAAGTTTGTTGTTGTAAACTTGAAGCTGAATTGCAACTAAGATATGGTCCAACAGCATCTTGGCAAAGGGGGAAGCAGTCATTGTCCAGAAGGAATCCAGATTTGTGCTTGGATATCATCACTGCACCATCTTCTAGAAGACCACAAACCCTGGCCATTTGTTTGAATAAGTTGCTAGTGGCTCAGGAGATATCTACTTTTTTAACATATTGGCTTAGTGAATATGAAGACAAGGCATTATTTTTCAGCACAGTAGAATCTGTTGACACCTTTTCTGATTGTATAATAAGAAAGCTGCGAGGACTCCTAATGGTTGTTTCCATTAATTATATAAATCTTGAACTTATGGGAGATGTAAGGTTAAATGCCATCCTGTACAAAAGTGAAGAGAAGTCCAATGTTGGTTGTCGGAGAGGGAAGAACAAATATCGCAGTTCAAAAAAGCTAAGTTCCATTCCTAAGCCATCCAAGGTTGATCCAACATTACACAAAACTTCTATG GATGAAGGATATGGAACAGACTGTGCAATTGATAGCAGCTATGGGCTTTGCCCCCCAGGAAAACTTCCCTCAATAGTGGATAATCAGAAGACAAGGACAGCTAATCCTTGTGTTCTGAAGAAAGATCCTGAGAAGGAAACTCCATTAACAAAAGTTGAGAAG GAGCATGCTGCAGTTTTGGCTGACTGCAAGGGCCATAAAAGTAAGAAAAAGGGTGGAAGAAAAGGAGCTAAAAGTAAAACTCCTACCTTGGTGAAAATTGGATTTTCTGAACTTGAGAACAAGAAAACTGCCATTACATCTGTTGCTGCAGAAAGTGAATTGGCAGAATCTTTACCCAGTACCAAAGATtctgctgggaggcataacctATCTCCTGTTTCTAATTTCTGTGATGATTCTGATAAGTCTGGTATTGTGGATCAGAATGAGATGATGAATACCCAGCTAGATACTAACCATCATTCTATAGCGAATTGCTGTTGTACTAGTGTGAAATGTAGTATGAGTTCAAACAAATCAGATGACCATAACTCTATTACAATGGCTAAAGGCAGCCCACAGATATCTTCAGGATCTTCTTTGATTAACAGTAATATTTGTTGTGAGAAACTTGTACGTCATATTAATTCTTCCATAATTTGTTCCGGGAGCATGACTGCATGCGAAGTAGTGAGCCCTTCCATGCCTCCAAGTGAGCTTGAGACTGGTGCATTTCATAAAAAACATGAGCATTGTAGTTCTCAGGATATAAGTGACACCAGTTCACAGCATGCTGCTCCTTCAAACTTAGTTCAAGGTGTTATGAGTGAGAATAATACTGTAGCCCAGAGTGATTTTGGTGGGTCTTATGCCTATAACCACACAAGTTCTATGGGAGGCACTTCATTTGAGTGGCCTGCCATATCACCACCTAATTTTACATCTGTTAACTCACAGCTTCTCCCAGCTGCCACAGACAGATTACATCTGGATGTTGGTCACAAATGGCCGAGTCGCTTTCATCAGTCCTTTCTGCCTTTGAGGCATCAGGGAAGAAATCCAACAATTGAAGGAGAACGCAGTCAAATTTTACCTTCTCCAACTTTGCCCATGAGCTATGACTGGCCTCCTATGGTCAAAAGTTATAGTAGATTGAGTCAGATTGTGACAGTAAACTATGACTCTGGATATGTTCCAAGGCTGCAGTCTTCGTTCTGCTCAGGATTTGCCACTCATGGACTGCAAATTAATGGTACCTCTAGTGAAAATGAGAGGAAGCATCCTGGGGATATTCTAGATGTGTGTGATTTGAAAAACACTTCTGATTTGGCAGATGATACTGAAAGTTACTGGTTTTCTGAAGAAGAATACGAAACCCATGCATTTTCTGGAAGGGATTATAATCAATTTTTTGGTGGTGGAGTGATGTACTGGAATCCTGCTGAACATGTTGGAACAGGCCTTTCTCGCCCACCTTCTCACAGTTCTGAAGACAGTGCTTGGGCTTGGCATGAAGCAGATATGAATAGAACTATTGACGATATGATTGGCATGCCTGGATTACCTGCTTCCTATAATACAAATGGTCTGGCCTCACCATCTGCTGCCCCATTTTGTTCACCATTTGATCCTTTGAGACCTGGACACCAGTCTGTTAGTTATTCTATGCCAGGAAATGACATCAATGGGAAGGTACTGAACCCCTCATCATCAGTGTCTGACGGTCCTGAAGAGAAAGCATTAATATCTGTGAATGATTCACCTAATGGTGTTGAAGGCATGAAAGGGGATACACTTCCATACTCAATGTTGCCGCCTATCATTGTTCCAAGTATATCAAGAAGGGGTTCAAGATCTGAATTTAGGGTTGGTCATGATCATAAAAGCCCATGTGTATCTTCTACTAGGAGGGATACCCCTCACATCAAGCGACCTCCATCCCCGGTGGTACTTTGTGTTCCTCGAGTACCTCAACCTCCACCACCGTCTCCAGTTGGTGAATCTAGAAAGCGAGGCTTTCCTGTTGTAAGGTCTGGTAGCTCAAGTCCTAGGCATTGGGGTATGAGAAGTTGGTATTCTGATGAAAGTAATTCTAAGGAAACTCGACTTTGTTTGGATGGTGCTGAAGTTGTTTGGCCTCAATGGCGAAAGAAAGGGCTTGCTACCTCTCCAATGGTGCAATCTATTCAAGGGTCTTTGTTGCAAGATCATCTTATCACAATTTCCCATCTAGCTCGTGATCAAGAACAT CCAGATGTTGCATTACCACTGCAACCTCCTGATTTATTGAATTGTCCATCCATTAAGATGTCCCTGTCTATGATGTACAATCTTCTTCACAAGGAAATTGATCTTTTCTGCAAGCAG GTTGCTGCTGAGAATCTGGTCAGGAAACCCTACATTAATTGGGCTGTCAAGAGGGTCACGCGATCTCTTCAGGTGCTCTGGCCTCGCTCTCGGATGAATATATTTGGTTCTAACGCAACTGGTTTAGCTCTTCCAACTAGTGATGTGGATCTTGTGGTCTCTCTTCCTCCAGTACGGAATTTG TTGTTTGTCAGGAACCTATCAAAGAAGCTGGAATTTTGGAAGGTCGTAATGGTATCAAGGAAACATGCCTTCAG CATGCTGCTAGGTACCTTGCAAACCAAGATTGGGTTAGAAGTGACTCCCTAA
- the LOC103712263 gene encoding uncharacterized protein LOC103712263 isoform X1, with product MLPSAMDTHQLLDSLTAHIALYNSSIPNPSPGPRATVLRWFFALSAAQRQSALTVVDPNFVRVLLQMLSRLRRHGHGFFFLLPDLPSPSSSSLPSLCFRRSHGLLARAAADSTAELTLARSLRLFGSREEEQTAECPLDSLTVSEDLVADADRFVEVMDGISGGRFLRGEVNGLGAPWAELPWLKDKGYYSLEAFVANRMEVGLRQAWLSSHGGKKPKAGKAAKEKAGVAGVAANAFWRKKGCLDWWTGLDPGQRKKIFKAFLGKAAKSLANEIVKGSGIALRNEVCCCKLEAELQLRYGPTASWQRGKQSLSRRNPDLCLDIITAPSSRRPQTLAICLNKLLVAQEISTFLTYWLSEYEDKALFFSTVESVDTFSDCIIRKLRGLLMVVSINYINLELMGDVRLNAILYKSEEKSNVGCRRGKNKYRSSKKLSSIPKPSKVDPTLHKTSMDEGYGTDCAIDSSYGLCPPGKLPSIVDNQKTRTANPCVLKKDPEKETPLTKVEKEHAAVLADCKGHKSKKKGGRKGAKSKTPTLVKIGFSELENKKTAITSVAAESELAESLPSTKDSAGRHNLSPVSNFCDDSDKSGIVDQNEMMNTQLDTNHHSIANCCCTSVKCSMSSNKSDDHNSITMAKGSPQISSGSSLINSNICCEKLVRHINSSIICSGSMTACEVVSPSMPPSELETGAFHKKHEHCSSQDISDTSSQHAAPSNLVQGVMSENNTVAQSDFGGSYAYNHTSSMGGTSFEWPAISPPNFTSVNSQLLPAATDRLHLDVGHKWPSRFHQSFLPLRHQGRNPTIEGERSQILPSPTLPMSYDWPPMVKSYSRLSQIVTVNYDSGYVPRLQSSFCSGFATHGLQINGTSSENERKHPGDILDVCDLKNTSDLADDTESYWFSEEEYETHAFSGRDYNQFFGGGVMYWNPAEHVGTGLSRPPSHSSEDSAWAWHEADMNRTIDDMIGMPGLPASYNTNGLASPSAAPFCSPFDPLRPGHQSVSYSMPGNDINGKVLNPSSSVSDGPEEKALISVNDSPNGVEGMKGDTLPYSMLPPIIVPSISRRGSRSEFRVGHDHKSPCVSSTRRDTPHIKRPPSPVVLCVPRVPQPPPPSPVGESRKRGFPVVRSGSSSPRHWGMRSWYSDESNSKETRLCLDGAEVVWPQWRKKGLATSPMVQSIQGSLLQDHLITISHLARDQEHPDVALPLQPPDLLNCPSIKMSLSMMYNLLHKEIDLFCKQVAAENLVRKPYINWAVKRVTRSLQVLWPRSRMNIFGSNATGLALPTSDVDLVVSLPPVRNLEPIKEAGILEGRNGIKETCLQHAARYLANQDWVRSDSLKTIENTAIPVIMLVAEVAHDINLSNENSSIVESPEACSTKMPGKQSIPGPDLCSSVNTSWPMCSKMKKDDPFDVKSIHLDISFKSPSHTGLQTSELVRELTQQFPASVPLALILKKFLADRSLDHSYSGGLSSYCLVLLITRFLQHEHHIGRPVNQNLGSLLMDFLYFFGNVFDPRQMRISIQGSGVYMNRERGLSIDPIHIDDPLYPANNVGRNCFRVHQCIKAFADAYSVLENELSQFSGNCAPTSTGTFRILPKIIPSIGREE from the exons ATGCTGCCGTCCGCCATGGATACTCACCAACTCCTCGACTCTCTCACCGCCCATATCGCCCTCTATAACTCCTCAATCCCTAACCCTAGCCCGGGTCCACGCGCCACCGTCCTCCGGTGGTTCTTTGCCCTCTCCGCTGCCCAGCGCCAGTCCGCCCTCACCGTCGTCGACCCCAACTTCGTCCGTGTTCTCCTCCAGATGCTCTCCCGCCTCCGCCGCCACGGCCAcggattcttcttcctcctccccgacctcccctccccctcctcctcctccctcccttcccTCTGCTTCCGCCGCTCCCACGGCCTCCTCGCCCGCGCTGCTGCCGATTCCACCGCCGAGCTCACCCTTGCCCGATCCCTTCGCCTCTTCGGGTCCCGGGAGGAAGAGCAGACCGCCGAGTGCCCCCTGGACTCCCTCACGGTCTCCGAGGACTTGGTCGCCGATGCGGACCGGTTCGTGGAGGTTATGGATGGAATTTCCGGCGGGAGGTTCCTTAGAGGGGAGGTGAACGGGCTGGGGGCCCCCTGGGCGGAGCTGCCGTGGTTGAAGGATAAGGGGTACTACAGCTTGGAGGCATTCGTGGCGAATCGAATGGAGGTGGGGTTGAGGCAGGCGTGGCTTAGCTCCCATGGAGGGAAGAAGCCGAAGGCGGGGAAGGCAGCGAAGGAGAAGGCTGGGGTAGCTGGCGTGGCTGCCAATGCCTTTTGGAGGAAGAAGGGGTGCTTGGATTGGTGGACGGGGTTGGATCCCGGACAGAGGAAGAAGATTTTCAAAGCTTTTTTAGGGAAGGCAGCTAAATCTCTG GCAAATGAGATTGTTAAAGGGTCAGGCATTGCTTTGAGGAATGAAGTTTGTTGTTGTAAACTTGAAGCTGAATTGCAACTAAGATATGGTCCAACAGCATCTTGGCAAAGGGGGAAGCAGTCATTGTCCAGAAGGAATCCAGATTTGTGCTTGGATATCATCACTGCACCATCTTCTAGAAGACCACAAACCCTGGCCATTTGTTTGAATAAGTTGCTAGTGGCTCAGGAGATATCTACTTTTTTAACATATTGGCTTAGTGAATATGAAGACAAGGCATTATTTTTCAGCACAGTAGAATCTGTTGACACCTTTTCTGATTGTATAATAAGAAAGCTGCGAGGACTCCTAATGGTTGTTTCCATTAATTATATAAATCTTGAACTTATGGGAGATGTAAGGTTAAATGCCATCCTGTACAAAAGTGAAGAGAAGTCCAATGTTGGTTGTCGGAGAGGGAAGAACAAATATCGCAGTTCAAAAAAGCTAAGTTCCATTCCTAAGCCATCCAAGGTTGATCCAACATTACACAAAACTTCTATG GATGAAGGATATGGAACAGACTGTGCAATTGATAGCAGCTATGGGCTTTGCCCCCCAGGAAAACTTCCCTCAATAGTGGATAATCAGAAGACAAGGACAGCTAATCCTTGTGTTCTGAAGAAAGATCCTGAGAAGGAAACTCCATTAACAAAAGTTGAGAAG GAGCATGCTGCAGTTTTGGCTGACTGCAAGGGCCATAAAAGTAAGAAAAAGGGTGGAAGAAAAGGAGCTAAAAGTAAAACTCCTACCTTGGTGAAAATTGGATTTTCTGAACTTGAGAACAAGAAAACTGCCATTACATCTGTTGCTGCAGAAAGTGAATTGGCAGAATCTTTACCCAGTACCAAAGATtctgctgggaggcataacctATCTCCTGTTTCTAATTTCTGTGATGATTCTGATAAGTCTGGTATTGTGGATCAGAATGAGATGATGAATACCCAGCTAGATACTAACCATCATTCTATAGCGAATTGCTGTTGTACTAGTGTGAAATGTAGTATGAGTTCAAACAAATCAGATGACCATAACTCTATTACAATGGCTAAAGGCAGCCCACAGATATCTTCAGGATCTTCTTTGATTAACAGTAATATTTGTTGTGAGAAACTTGTACGTCATATTAATTCTTCCATAATTTGTTCCGGGAGCATGACTGCATGCGAAGTAGTGAGCCCTTCCATGCCTCCAAGTGAGCTTGAGACTGGTGCATTTCATAAAAAACATGAGCATTGTAGTTCTCAGGATATAAGTGACACCAGTTCACAGCATGCTGCTCCTTCAAACTTAGTTCAAGGTGTTATGAGTGAGAATAATACTGTAGCCCAGAGTGATTTTGGTGGGTCTTATGCCTATAACCACACAAGTTCTATGGGAGGCACTTCATTTGAGTGGCCTGCCATATCACCACCTAATTTTACATCTGTTAACTCACAGCTTCTCCCAGCTGCCACAGACAGATTACATCTGGATGTTGGTCACAAATGGCCGAGTCGCTTTCATCAGTCCTTTCTGCCTTTGAGGCATCAGGGAAGAAATCCAACAATTGAAGGAGAACGCAGTCAAATTTTACCTTCTCCAACTTTGCCCATGAGCTATGACTGGCCTCCTATGGTCAAAAGTTATAGTAGATTGAGTCAGATTGTGACAGTAAACTATGACTCTGGATATGTTCCAAGGCTGCAGTCTTCGTTCTGCTCAGGATTTGCCACTCATGGACTGCAAATTAATGGTACCTCTAGTGAAAATGAGAGGAAGCATCCTGGGGATATTCTAGATGTGTGTGATTTGAAAAACACTTCTGATTTGGCAGATGATACTGAAAGTTACTGGTTTTCTGAAGAAGAATACGAAACCCATGCATTTTCTGGAAGGGATTATAATCAATTTTTTGGTGGTGGAGTGATGTACTGGAATCCTGCTGAACATGTTGGAACAGGCCTTTCTCGCCCACCTTCTCACAGTTCTGAAGACAGTGCTTGGGCTTGGCATGAAGCAGATATGAATAGAACTATTGACGATATGATTGGCATGCCTGGATTACCTGCTTCCTATAATACAAATGGTCTGGCCTCACCATCTGCTGCCCCATTTTGTTCACCATTTGATCCTTTGAGACCTGGACACCAGTCTGTTAGTTATTCTATGCCAGGAAATGACATCAATGGGAAGGTACTGAACCCCTCATCATCAGTGTCTGACGGTCCTGAAGAGAAAGCATTAATATCTGTGAATGATTCACCTAATGGTGTTGAAGGCATGAAAGGGGATACACTTCCATACTCAATGTTGCCGCCTATCATTGTTCCAAGTATATCAAGAAGGGGTTCAAGATCTGAATTTAGGGTTGGTCATGATCATAAAAGCCCATGTGTATCTTCTACTAGGAGGGATACCCCTCACATCAAGCGACCTCCATCCCCGGTGGTACTTTGTGTTCCTCGAGTACCTCAACCTCCACCACCGTCTCCAGTTGGTGAATCTAGAAAGCGAGGCTTTCCTGTTGTAAGGTCTGGTAGCTCAAGTCCTAGGCATTGGGGTATGAGAAGTTGGTATTCTGATGAAAGTAATTCTAAGGAAACTCGACTTTGTTTGGATGGTGCTGAAGTTGTTTGGCCTCAATGGCGAAAGAAAGGGCTTGCTACCTCTCCAATGGTGCAATCTATTCAAGGGTCTTTGTTGCAAGATCATCTTATCACAATTTCCCATCTAGCTCGTGATCAAGAACAT CCAGATGTTGCATTACCACTGCAACCTCCTGATTTATTGAATTGTCCATCCATTAAGATGTCCCTGTCTATGATGTACAATCTTCTTCACAAGGAAATTGATCTTTTCTGCAAGCAG GTTGCTGCTGAGAATCTGGTCAGGAAACCCTACATTAATTGGGCTGTCAAGAGGGTCACGCGATCTCTTCAGGTGCTCTGGCCTCGCTCTCGGATGAATATATTTGGTTCTAACGCAACTGGTTTAGCTCTTCCAACTAGTGATGTGGATCTTGTGGTCTCTCTTCCTCCAGTACGGAATTTG GAACCTATCAAAGAAGCTGGAATTTTGGAAGGTCGTAATGGTATCAAGGAAACATGCCTTCAG CATGCTGCTAGGTACCTTGCAAACCAAGATTGGGTTAGAAGTGACTCCCTAAAGACCATAGAAAACACTGCA ATACCTGTCATCATGCTTGTGGCAGAAGTTGCTCATGATATTAATCTTTCAAATGAAAATTCTTCCATTGTCGAATCACCAGAAGCATGTTCAACCAAGATGCCTGGAAAACAAAGCATCCCTGGTCCAGATCTGTGTAGTTCAGTCAATACCTCCTGGCCAATGTgttcaaagatgaaaaaggatgACCCTTTTGATGTGAAATCAATTCATCTCGATATCAGCTTCAAGTCACCATCACATACAGGACTCCAAACTTCTGAACTG GTTAGAGAGCTCACTCAGCAGTTTCCTGCTTCTGTACCACTTGCTTTGATACTGAAGAAGTTTCTGGCAGATCGTAGTTTGGACCACTCTTATTCTGGTGGTTTGAGTTCTTACTGTTTG GTGTTGTTAATTACACGCTTTCTTCAGCATGAACATCACATTGGTCGGCCTGTTAACCAG AACCTGGGTAGTCTTTTGATGGATTTTCTCTACTTCTTTGG GAATGTTTTTGATCCACGTCAAATGCGTATTTCAATTCAAGGAAGTGGAGTTTATATGAATCGAGAAAGAGGGCTCAG CATTGATCCAATTCATATTGATGATCCTCTTTATCCAGCTAACAATGTAGGGAGGAATTGCTTTCGTGTACACCAATGCATTAAG